From the genome of Rathayibacter sp. VKM Ac-2804:
CGCAGCGCCCAGTGGACCCGCCTCGACGAGCTCGCCCGGAAGCGCCGGCTGACCGGCGGCGAGGCCGACGAGCTCGTCGAGCGCTACCAGGCCGCCTCCGCCGACCTCGCCGCGATCTCCTCCACCGCGGGCTCGACCGCCGTCGGCACCCGCCTCGCCGTCTCGCTCTCGCGGGCGCGGGGCAGGCTCACCGGCACGCGGGAGGAGCCGCTCGCGGCCGTCGCCCGCTTCGCGGTCGTCTCGCTCCCCGCCGCCCTGTACCGGATCCGCTGGCTGACCCTGGCCGTCGCACTCGCCACCGTGCTGGTCGCCGGCCTCTACGCGGTGTGGATCCTCGGCGATCCGCGCCTGCTGGCCGCGCTGGGCGACGACGAGCAGCTGCGCCGCTTCGCCCAGGAGGACTTCGTCGACTACTACTCGGAGAACCCGGCGGCGTCCTTCGCCGGCCAGGTCTGGACGAACAACGCCTGGATCGCGGCGCAGTGCGTCGCCTTCGGCATCGTCGGCGTCTACGTGCCGTACATCCTGCTGCAGAACGCGCAGAACCTCGGCACCTCGGTCGCGGTGATGTTCCACGTCGGCGAGGGCGACACGTTCTTCCTCTACATCCTCCCGCACGGCCTGCTCGAGCTGACCGCGGTGTTCGTCGCGGCGGCGGCCGGTCTGCGGATCTTCTGGGCGTGGATCGCGCCGGGTCCGCGCACCCGCGGGCAGGCGCTCGCGGAGGACGCGCGGAGTCTGTTCACCGTCGCGATCGGGCTGGTCTTCGTCCTGCTCGTCTCGGGCGTGATCGAGGGCTTCGTGACGCCGGCGCCGTGGCCGTGGTGGCTGAAGATCGGCATCGGCGCGCTCGCGCTGGGCGGCTTCCTCGCCTACGTCCTGGTGCTCGGCCGCCGGGCCGTTCAGGCGGGCGAGACGGGCGACCTCGGCCGCTTCGACGCTGGCTCGCGCAGCATCAGCGAGGCCTGAGCGCGAGGGATCCGGGTCGATGCGCCGACGTCAGAGCCGGCCGGCCGCCTTCAGCGCGAGGTAGCGGTCGGCCAGGGCGGGCGGCAGCTTCTCGGGCGAGGCGAGCACCACGTCGCCGCCGAGCCGTCGCACGGCGGCCGCGAGCCGGTCCGCGTCGGCGAGCGCGCGCTCCGCGGCGGCGGCCGCGTAGACCGCGCCGCGGTCGCGGCGATCGGCGGCCATCCGCGCCAGCTCCGGGTCGAGCGCGCAGGCGACGACCACGGTGTGCCGCCGGGTGAGCTGGGGCAGGACGGCGAGCAGGCTCTCCGCCGCTCCCACGGAGTCGAGCGCGGTGAGCAGCACGACGAGCGAGCGCTGCGACACCAGCGTGCGGACCTGGCCCGGCACGGCCGACCAGTCGGTCTCGATCAGCTGCGGCTGCACGGGGGCGAGCGCGTCGACGACGCGGCTCAGCACCTCGGTGCCGGTCGCGCCGTGCACGCGCGCGCGCCGGGCGCGGTCGAAGGCCAGGACGTCCACGCGGTCACCGGCGGAGGCGGCCAGCGCGGACAGCAGCAGGGACGCCTCGATCGCCGTGTCCAGGCGCGGCTCGTCGTCGATCCGGGCGGCGGAGGTGCGGCCGGTGTCGAGCACGACCACCACTCGCCGGTCGCGCTCGGGGCGCCAGGTGCGGACGACGGGCTCGCGGCGCCGGGCGGTGGCGCGCCAGTCCAGCGAGCGGACGTCGTCGCCGCGGACGTACTCGCGCAGGCTGTCGAACTCGGTGCCCTGGCCGCGGATCATCACGCTGGTCCGCCCCTCCAGCTCGCGGAGCCGGGCGAGTCGGGAGGGCAGGTGCCGACGGGAGCGGAACGGCGGCAGCACCCGCACGACCGCGGGCGCGGCGATCGTCGCCTGCCTGCCGGCCAGCCCGAGGATCCCGTTCGAGCGGATCGTCGCGTGCAGCGCCCGGCGCTCGCCGCGGCGGCGCGGCTCGAGCACGGTGCGGACCGCTCGCCGCTCACCGGGGGGCAGCCGCAGCAGGGAGCGGGTCGAGACAGCACCGGCGGACGGCTCCCAGGCGTCGCGGACGACGCCGGTGATCCGGCGCCGCCCTGTGTTCGTGATCAGGAGGGTCGCCTCGGCGCGCTCACCGAGGCGCACCCGGTCGGGCGTCCGCCGCTCGAGCACGACGGCACGGGCGGAGCCGGCCACGGCCAGATCGATGCCGACCAGGACGAGCCAGACCAGCAGCCAGAGCCCGAGCACGGCGAAGGCGACCCCGGCCCGGCGCCCCAGCAGGACGACCGGCACGAGGCCGACGAGGAGGACGAGGACGGAGCGCCCGGTGAGATGCACGGCTCAGACCGGGACGCGGACCTGCTGCAGGATGCCGCCGAGGACGGCCTCCGTGCGCACGCCCTCGAGCTCCGCCTCGGGCTGGAGCTGCATCCGGTGCCGCAGCACGGGCAGCACCATCGCCTGCACGTGGTCGGGAGTGATCGAGCCGTAGCCGTTCAGCCAGGCCCAGGCGCGGCTCGCGGCGAGCAGCGCCGTCGATCCGCGCGGGCTGACACCGAGCTTCACGCTCGGGCTCTCGCGGGTCGCGCGGGCGACGTCGACGATGTAGCCGAGCACGTCCGGGCCCGCCCCGACCCGGCGGACGGAGGCCTGCGCCGCACGCAGCCGACCGGCGTCGAGCACGGGATGCACGCCGGCGGCGGCGAGGTCGCGCGGGTCGAAGCCCGCCGCGTGGCGCGCGAGCACCTCCACCTCGACGTCGCGCGGCGGCACGTCGAGCACCAGCTTGAGCAGGAAGCGGTCGAGCTGCGCCTCGGGGAGCAGATAGGTGCCCTCGTACTCGACCGGGTTCTGCGTCGCAGCGACCAGGAACGGGTCGGGGAGGCGCAGCGTCCGGCCGTCGACGCTCACCTGGCGCTCCTCCATCGCCTCGAGCAGCGCGGCCTGCGTCTTCGGCGGGGTGCGGTTGATCTCGTCCGCGAGCAGCAGGTTGGTGAAGACCGGTCCCTCGCGGAAGGCGAAGCCCGAGGTGGAGGCGTCGTAGACGAGGGAGCCGGTGATGTCGCCGGGCATCAGGTCGGGGGTGAACTGCACGCGCCGGGTGTCGAGGCCGAGCGAGACCGAGAGGGCGCGCACGAGCAGGGTCTTGGCGACGCCGGGGACGCCCTCGAGCAGGACGTGACCGCCGGCCAGCAGGGCGATCAGCAGCCCGGAGACGGCGCCGTCCTGCCCGACGACGGCGCGGCCGACCTCGGTGCGCACGCGGTCGAGCTCGCGGCGGAGCTCGTCGTCCGCGATCGGAGGGAGGGAGGAGTCGCTCATCGGAGGGGGCCTTCCGGTCGTTCGTGGTCGGGTCGTTCGGCGTCGGGTCGTTCGGTGTCAGGACGTTCGGCGTCGGATCGTGCGGGGTCGAGGCGGGGCGCGCGGGCGGCCCGGAGCGCGCGCTCGAAGCGCAGGAGCTCGTCCGAGGCGGCGACGAGGGCCGCGTCGTCGGCCGGCTCGTCGTCGACGAGGAGCCGGCGCAGGGCGCGCGGGTCGCGCTCGAGGAGCGCGGCGGCGCCCGCGACGACCTCGTCCACTCCGCTCGACGGAGCGAGGCCGAGCACCGCGGCGGCGCGGTGCAGCGTGCCGATGCGCAGCGCGTCGAGCGCGCGCACGCGGGTGGCGCCGGGCGTAGAGGCGGGCGCGCCGCGCGCCGTCTCGCTCGCGTGCACGACGACGGGCAGCGGCTCGACGGCGAGCGGCCCGAAGCGCCGGCCGCGCCAGACGGCGGAGGCGACGAAGACGCCCACGAGCAGCAGCAGCGCCGGCGTGACCCAGCCCGGGGCGAGATCGGCCGGGTCGACGGTCGCGGTCGCCGCGTCGGCCGCGCCGGCGCGGTACCAGACGAGGCGGTCCTCGGCGCCGAGGAGGCCGAGGGCGAGGGCGGCGCGCCCCTCCTCGGCGATCGCGCCGTTGCGCAGGAGGTCCGCGTCGCCGACGGCGACCACGTCCGGACCTGCGGCGGGGGAGTCGGCGACGAGCGCGAAGGCGTCGTCACCGGACGGGAAGCAGCCCACCGCCCCGCCCTCGAGGACGCGGAAGGTGCTGCCGCCCGCGGGGATCCCGCCGGCGCGCTCCGCGGCGGGCAGCGCGCAGGAGGCGGCGAGCACGCCGTCGTCCTGCGGAGCGCCGGCGAAGGCGACCCCGGGCAGGAGCGCCTCGAGCGCCGCGCCGGTCGGCTCGACGAGGACGACGGTGTCGGCCTCGTCCGCGAGCCGGGCGTACTGCTCCTCGTCCAGGGCGGACCCCGGGTCGTCGATCAGGAGGGTGCTGCCCGGGCCGAGCGCGCGGAGGGCCTCGTCGAGCCCGTCGGCGCGCACGACGTCGATCCCCTCGCCGCGCAGGACCTGGGCGAGGGCGCGGCCGCCGTCCGGTGCCGCACTGTCGACGTCGAGGTCGTCCGCGGGCACGGGCGAGCCGGTCGCCACGGTGAGCAGCACCGTGCCGACGGCGACGATCAGCGCGAGGAGCGCCCAGACGCGGCCCCGGCGCAGCAGGGCGCCGAGGGTGGGGGACGAGACGGTGTCGACGGGCCCGCCGGAGCCGGTCGGCGCGGTCATCGGAGCACCTCGAGCGGGACCGCCGCGGCCGAGAGCGCGCGGTCGAGCTCGGCGACGCGCTCGTACTCGGCGGGTCCGCTGGGCAGGCCCAGGTAGCGGACCCGGTCGAAGTCGTCGGCCGAGCGCCGCAGCGCGTCGGCCGAGGCGGGGAAGGCGGAGGCCGCCCGGCGGGAGAAGCCGTGCGCGGTCGTCCCGGGCGAGACGGTCAGGATCGTGCGCTCGTCGAGGGCGCGCACCAGGGCTCGGAACCGCTCCACCAGCGCCTCGTCCCAGGCGCCGCGCGCGGCCGCCGCCTCGGCGAGGGCGCGGAGGTCCGCGGCCGAGCGGCCGTCGTCGTCGGCCAGGACCGCTCCGGCCCCGCGACTGCGCTGCCGCAGTCGCGGGCGTCCCGCGAGGACGAGGGCCACCACGACGAGCGCCCCGAGGACGAGCACGCCGATCACCGCCGCGAGCGGCACGCCGACCCCGTCGCCCGGCAGGGTGAGCGAGGTGAACCAGTCGCGCACCGCCTGCACCAGGCGGTCGAACCAGCTCGGCTCGGCGGCGCGGTAGCGCGGATCGGCGAGCTCCTCGAGGAGCAGGCGCCGGGCCTCCTCGGCGTCGGGGTCGAGCGGAGCCGCAGCGAGGGCGAGTCGGATCACGGCGCGGTCCGCTGCGGCGCGGGGAAGGGATCGGGGGAGTCGCGCCCGGCGGCGCGCTCCTCGACGTGGCGCAGCAGCACGAGGTCGAACCCCTCGCGGCGGATCCGCCGGTCGAGGTAGACCAGCCCGGTGACGGCCGACTGCAGCACCGTGCCCACGGCGCCCACGACGAGGCCGACGGCGACCGAGAGGAGGGCGACCACGACCGAGGCGACGATCTGGGCGTTCGGATCGGTCGGCGCGACCAGGGCCCCGCCGATCGGGATCAGCAGGCTGAACGGCGTCGAGACGACCTGGCCGGCCGCCTGGATGATGACCACCATCAGCGCGAGCGCGCCGAACGTCCGCCAGAACCCGCCGGTGACGAGGCGCCACGAGCGCGCCACGGCCCGGCGCAGCGGCAGCCGCTCGAGCACCACCAGGCTCGGCACCAGCGCGAGCTTCGTCGCGAGCCACACGCCGACGGCGGTCGCGGCGAGACCGGCGAGCACGAGCACGATGATCCCGCCGATCACCGCGCTCGTCCCCGCGTCCTGCGCGCCGAGGAGGAAGAGCGGGACCGAGAGCCCCGCCGCGGCGACGACCAGCACCAGCACGCCGACGCCCTGGAGCACCGTCCAGCCCACCAGCGCCCAGAAGCGCCCGCGGAGCCGGCCGAGCAGCGCACGGAGCGTCGGCCGCTCGCCGAGGACGGCGCGCGACACCTCCAGCACGACGACGCCCTGCACGAGCGCGCCGGTGGCGAGGGTCACGGCGAGCGGGATCAGCGCGGCGAGCACGACGATCGCGAGCGATCCCGCGCCGACGGCGTCGCGGTCGGCGACCTCGGCCTGGGCGACCCGGCCGACGGCGAGCAGGGCGATCACGCCGTAGAGCACCAGCGCGACCAGCGACCCGACGCCCTGCACGAGCAGCGCGACGCCGAGCGTGGTGCGCGGGCTCCGGCGGAGCACGGCGAACGGCGCGCCGAGCAGGGTGCCGAAGCCGAGCGGCCGCAGCGGGACGAGCCCCGGCTTGGGCGGGGGAGTCCAGCCCTGCGGAGCCCGCGGTCCGGCGGGCCCCGCGAGCGGCTGCCAGGAGACGGGTGCGACCGGAGCCTCGGGAGGGACCGGGGAGACGGGCGCGATCGGCGCGGCGGGCGGCCGCACGTCGGCGCCCTCCGGAGCCCCGGCGGGCGGTGGCCACTGAGCTGCGTCGGTCATCCCTCCCATGCTGTCACAGCCCCGCCCGGGCACGACCGTCCCGGCGCGGCGCTGCTCCCACCCGCGTCGGTTAGCCTGAGCCCCATGAGCGCGCGAATCCTGGTGGTCGACGACGATGCGGCCCTGGCCGAGATGATCGGCATCGTCCTGCGCGCGGAGGACTGGGACGTCTCCTTCTGCGCCGACGGCACGGGGGCCCTCGAGGCCTTCCGCCGAGCCCGGCCGGACCTGGTCCTGCTCGACCTGATGCTGCCCGGCATCGACGGCATCGAGGTCTGCCGCCGGATCCGCGCCGAGTCCGGCGTCCCGATCATCATGCTGACCGCCAAGTCCGACACCTCCGACGTCGTGCAGGGCCTCGAGTCCGGCGCGGACGACTACATGGTCAAGCCGTTCGACCCGAAGGAGCTCGTCGCGCGGATCAAGACGCGCCTGCGCCCCTCCCAGGTCGCCGCCAACGCCGTGCTGCAGGTCGGCGATCTCAGCCTCGACGTGGCCGGGCACGAGGTCCGCCGCGGCGAGACCCGCATCGGCCTGACGCCGCTCGAGTTCGACCTCCTCCTGGCGCTCGCCTCGAAGCCGCAGCAGGTCTTCACCCGCGAGATGCTGCTCGAGCAGGTCTGGGGCTACCACTACAAGGCCGACACCCGGCTCGTGAACGTCCATGTGCAGCGACTGCGCGCGAAGGTCGAGAAGGACCCGGACGACCCGCGGATCGTGATGACCGTGCGCGGCGTCGGCTACCGCGCCGGCTCCGTGCTCTCGAGCTGACGTGAGCCTCGCCCGCCGCTTCCGGATGCCGTCGGTCCGGCGCTGGCCGCGGAGGGTGCTCCGCGCCTGGCGGAGCTCGCTGCAGTTCCGCGCCGTCGCCATCACCGTGCTGCTCAGCGGCATCGCGATCGGCTCGACGGGCGCGTACCTCTCCTACAGCATCAGCGACAACCTCTTCCAGTCGCGGCTGAACCAGGTCACCGGGGACACCTCCCGGGCGACCCGCGCCGCGCAGGGCTACCTCGACGCGGCGACCGTCTCGACGCGCCAGGACAT
Proteins encoded in this window:
- a CDS encoding stage II sporulation protein M, yielding MDIDALSAARSAQWTRLDELARKRRLTGGEADELVERYQAASADLAAISSTAGSTAVGTRLAVSLSRARGRLTGTREEPLAAVARFAVVSLPAALYRIRWLTLAVALATVLVAGLYAVWILGDPRLLAALGDDEQLRRFAQEDFVDYYSENPAASFAGQVWTNNAWIAAQCVAFGIVGVYVPYILLQNAQNLGTSVAVMFHVGEGDTFFLYILPHGLLELTAVFVAAAAGLRIFWAWIAPGPRTRGQALAEDARSLFTVAIGLVFVLLVSGVIEGFVTPAPWPWWLKIGIGALALGGFLAYVLVLGRRAVQAGETGDLGRFDAGSRSISEA
- a CDS encoding DUF58 domain-containing protein → MHLTGRSVLVLLVGLVPVVLLGRRAGVAFAVLGLWLLVWLVLVGIDLAVAGSARAVVLERRTPDRVRLGERAEATLLITNTGRRRITGVVRDAWEPSAGAVSTRSLLRLPPGERRAVRTVLEPRRRGERRALHATIRSNGILGLAGRQATIAAPAVVRVLPPFRSRRHLPSRLARLRELEGRTSVMIRGQGTEFDSLREYVRGDDVRSLDWRATARRREPVVRTWRPERDRRVVVVLDTGRTSAARIDDEPRLDTAIEASLLLSALAASAGDRVDVLAFDRARRARVHGATGTEVLSRVVDALAPVQPQLIETDWSAVPGQVRTLVSQRSLVVLLTALDSVGAAESLLAVLPQLTRRHTVVVACALDPELARMAADRRDRGAVYAAAAAERALADADRLAAAVRRLGGDVVLASPEKLPPALADRYLALKAAGRL
- a CDS encoding MoxR family ATPase; this translates as MSDSSLPPIADDELRRELDRVRTEVGRAVVGQDGAVSGLLIALLAGGHVLLEGVPGVAKTLLVRALSVSLGLDTRRVQFTPDLMPGDITGSLVYDASTSGFAFREGPVFTNLLLADEINRTPPKTQAALLEAMEERQVSVDGRTLRLPDPFLVAATQNPVEYEGTYLLPEAQLDRFLLKLVLDVPPRDVEVEVLARHAAGFDPRDLAAAGVHPVLDAGRLRAAQASVRRVGAGPDVLGYIVDVARATRESPSVKLGVSPRGSTALLAASRAWAWLNGYGSITPDHVQAMVLPVLRHRMQLQPEAELEGVRTEAVLGGILQQVRVPV
- a CDS encoding DUF4350 domain-containing protein → MTAPTGSGGPVDTVSSPTLGALLRRGRVWALLALIVAVGTVLLTVATGSPVPADDLDVDSAAPDGGRALAQVLRGEGIDVVRADGLDEALRALGPGSTLLIDDPGSALDEEQYARLADEADTVVLVEPTGAALEALLPGVAFAGAPQDDGVLAASCALPAAERAGGIPAGGSTFRVLEGGAVGCFPSGDDAFALVADSPAAGPDVVAVGDADLLRNGAIAEEGRAALALGLLGAEDRLVWYRAGAADAATATVDPADLAPGWVTPALLLLVGVFVASAVWRGRRFGPLAVEPLPVVVHASETARGAPASTPGATRVRALDALRIGTLHRAAAVLGLAPSSGVDEVVAGAAALLERDPRALRRLLVDDEPADDAALVAASDELLRFERALRAARAPRLDPARSDAERPDTERPDAERPDHERPEGPLR
- a CDS encoding DUF4129 domain-containing protein gives rise to the protein MIRLALAAAPLDPDAEEARRLLLEELADPRYRAAEPSWFDRLVQAVRDWFTSLTLPGDGVGVPLAAVIGVLVLGALVVVALVLAGRPRLRQRSRGAGAVLADDDGRSAADLRALAEAAAARGAWDEALVERFRALVRALDERTILTVSPGTTAHGFSRRAASAFPASADALRRSADDFDRVRYLGLPSGPAEYERVAELDRALSAAAVPLEVLR
- the mtrA gene encoding MtrAB system response regulator MtrA yields the protein MSARILVVDDDAALAEMIGIVLRAEDWDVSFCADGTGALEAFRRARPDLVLLDLMLPGIDGIEVCRRIRAESGVPIIMLTAKSDTSDVVQGLESGADDYMVKPFDPKELVARIKTRLRPSQVAANAVLQVGDLSLDVAGHEVRRGETRIGLTPLEFDLLLALASKPQQVFTREMLLEQVWGYHYKADTRLVNVHVQRLRAKVEKDPDDPRIVMTVRGVGYRAGSVLSS